Proteins encoded by one window of Micromonospora coxensis:
- a CDS encoding HAD-IA family hydrolase — MSHPPSTVDVPRPAPSRGPIRAVVFDLDGVVVDSSAVMREAFSIAYAEVVGDGPAPFEEYNRHMGRYFPDIMRLMGLPLEMEEPFVRESYRMAHLVPLFPGVRETLQTLRSRGIRMAIATGKSGPRARSLLDVLGVLDLFDQVIGSDEVARPKPAPDIVLQALGHLDVPPPQAMMVGDAVIDLLSGRDAGATTVATTWHGGDVAALLAAGPDLVAHTPTDLLAHCPAALVS, encoded by the coding sequence ATGAGCCATCCACCGTCCACCGTCGACGTACCCCGACCGGCGCCGAGCCGGGGCCCGATCCGCGCGGTCGTGTTCGACCTCGACGGCGTCGTGGTCGACAGCTCGGCCGTCATGCGCGAGGCGTTCAGCATCGCGTACGCCGAGGTGGTGGGGGACGGGCCCGCGCCGTTCGAGGAGTACAACCGGCACATGGGCCGGTACTTCCCGGACATCATGCGGCTGATGGGCCTGCCGCTGGAGATGGAGGAGCCGTTCGTCCGGGAGAGCTACCGGATGGCCCACCTGGTGCCGCTCTTCCCCGGCGTACGGGAGACGCTGCAGACGCTGCGGTCGCGGGGCATCCGGATGGCGATCGCCACCGGCAAGAGCGGCCCCCGGGCCCGCTCGCTGCTGGACGTCCTCGGTGTGCTGGACCTGTTCGACCAGGTGATCGGCTCCGACGAGGTGGCTCGTCCCAAGCCCGCCCCGGACATCGTGCTCCAGGCGCTGGGCCACCTCGACGTGCCGCCGCCGCAGGCGATGATGGTCGGCGACGCGGTGATCGACCTGCTCAGCGGCCGCGACGCCGGCGCGACCACGGTCGCCACCACGTGGCACGGCGGGGACGTGGCCGCGCTGCTCGCCGCCGGCCCGGACCTGGTCGCCCACACCCCGACCGATCTGCTCGCCCACTGCCCGGCGGCCCTCGTCTCCTGA